The following proteins are co-located in the Macadamia integrifolia cultivar HAES 741 chromosome 3, SCU_Mint_v3, whole genome shotgun sequence genome:
- the LOC122072815 gene encoding thioredoxin domain-containing protein 9 homolog: protein MENSKVQEILEKQLLTVAKAVEDKIDDEIAALDRVDNDDLEALRERRLQQMKKMAEKRSRWVSLGHGEYSEIPSEKDFFNAVKASERVVCHFYRENWPCKVMDKHLNILAKQHIETRFVKIQAEKSPFLAERLKIVVLPTLALIKNTKVDDYVVGFDELGGTDEFSTEELEERLAKSQVIIQDESSIYSSKSSGPVRRSVRQSENCDSDSE from the exons ATGGAGAATTCAAAAGTTCAGGAG ATATTGGAGAAGCAATTGTTGACGGTCGCCAAGGCTGTGGAAGACAAGATCGACGATGAGATCGCTGCTTTAGATCGTGTAGACAATGACGATCTCGAAGCATTAAGAGAGCGGAGGCTTCagcagatgaagaagatggCTGAGAAAAGGAGCCGTTGGGTCTCCCTTGGCCATGGCGAATACTCTGAGATCCCCTCCGAGAAGGATTTCTTCAACGCTGTCAAGGCCAGCGAACGCGTCGTTTGCCACTTCTACCGCGAGAATTGGCCCTGCAAG GTGATGGATAAGCACTTGAACATTCTGGCAAAGCAGCATATAGAAACACGTTTTGTGAAAATTCAAGCTGAGAAAAGCCCCTTTTTGGCCGAAAGGCTTAAGATTGTTGTCCTTCCTACCCTTGCCCTCATAAAGAATACCAAAGTAGATGATTATGTG GTTGGTTTTGATGAGCTTGGTGGGACTGATGAATTCAGCACAGAAGAGCTGGAAGAGAGGCTGGCCAAGTCTCAAGTCATCATTCAGGATGAATCGTCGATATATTCATCCAAGTCAAGCGGACCAGTCCGGAGGAGTGTCCGTCAAAGTGAAAACTGTGACTCAGATTCAGAATAG